A single window of Leptolyngbya ohadii IS1 DNA harbors:
- a CDS encoding glycosyltransferase family 2 protein — translation MTHSSGSSSFAAAESANSRFPLLKRAFLNLPNAIDRLMPHAGKWLLFAIVIGLLILSVPLIITPLPAIQQGIIALFLIAVGWTIVQSEQRQINRRVGEHLHLFLAWISIIATLRYLYYRVSYTLNLDGWVNATFSLLLFAAELYAAGTLLISYFQTLRLRDRAPVDLANYPEEDWFTVDVYIPTYNEEVEIVRKTVLAAMTIDYPEDKKRVYVLDDGRKFPDRRLKLLKMCQELGCTLLTRDNNDHAKAGNINTALRRTSGELILILDCDHIPARQFLKQTIGFFYKSDVALVQTPHWFYNADPFERNLLTGGQVPVHNELFYKVIQKGNDFWNAAFFCGSAAVIRKGYLLEVGGIATETVTEDCHTSLRLHDRGYQSVYYDKIMVAGLAPENFSAYVGQQVRWARGMAQILRIENPLLNPRLNLSVPQRLCYFSACSHFFFGFPRLMYAFAPVLYLLFGISLVRGLGLETLAYALPHISLGLYANYITNKTTRFSFWNEVFENAMAFHAGIVTILALLNPRLGSFKVTDKNLQMSDRRIFDWRSSWVTLGVCVLLVLSLVVVPFWLIDYPEAKEAIIINAVWAFFTLSLLVAALMVGFEQPQVRRAHRLKRQLQAVVYCGDRVTTNGRTIDISEAGANLLLDSWVDLPDIVELELCGDFEARVSLSAHVTRIQPTPENQVRIAVEFVDVSQAQADALVRVIYSDVAEWYTQERQIIDHPLASFGFLLTGPLRALNDRHPAERTNRLQSIQALAQIYWNGQFYPAVATAINSRSIRVELFPDTTLDPSLLQVNQPAVGLLLARPETDAPPVRLVAQVESVVCTDRSRFHGMSESPSGRTVTHRLQTPGLSLELSFPEQLDVQQQNRIRQLMRSM, via the coding sequence ATGACCCATTCTTCTGGTTCCTCTAGTTTCGCCGCCGCTGAGTCCGCCAATTCTCGCTTTCCTTTGCTGAAGCGGGCGTTTCTCAACCTGCCCAACGCGATCGATCGACTGATGCCCCATGCGGGGAAGTGGCTGCTATTCGCGATCGTCATCGGTCTTCTGATCCTGTCCGTCCCGCTGATTATTACGCCACTGCCTGCAATCCAGCAGGGAATTATTGCCCTGTTTCTGATTGCGGTCGGGTGGACGATCGTGCAGTCCGAGCAGCGACAAATCAATCGGCGGGTGGGGGAGCACCTGCACCTGTTCCTTGCCTGGATTAGCATCATTGCCACCCTGCGCTATCTCTACTACCGCGTCAGCTACACGCTGAATCTGGACGGCTGGGTGAATGCCACGTTTAGTCTTCTGCTGTTTGCCGCCGAACTCTATGCCGCCGGAACGCTGCTGATCTCCTACTTTCAAACCCTGAGACTGCGCGATCGTGCCCCGGTGGATCTGGCGAATTATCCGGAAGAGGACTGGTTTACCGTCGATGTCTACATTCCCACCTACAACGAGGAAGTGGAAATCGTGCGGAAGACCGTTCTGGCGGCGATGACGATCGACTATCCGGAAGATAAGAAGCGGGTCTATGTGCTGGATGACGGACGCAAGTTCCCCGATCGGCGGCTAAAGCTGCTGAAGATGTGCCAGGAGCTTGGCTGTACTCTGCTGACCCGCGATAACAACGACCATGCGAAAGCCGGAAACATCAACACCGCTCTGCGGCGCACCTCCGGCGAACTGATCCTGATTCTGGACTGCGATCACATTCCCGCCCGGCAGTTCCTCAAGCAAACGATCGGCTTTTTCTACAAATCGGATGTAGCGCTGGTGCAAACTCCCCACTGGTTCTACAACGCCGATCCCTTCGAGCGGAACTTGCTGACCGGCGGACAGGTTCCCGTTCACAACGAGCTGTTCTACAAGGTGATTCAGAAAGGGAATGACTTCTGGAACGCGGCTTTCTTCTGCGGCTCGGCGGCGGTGATTCGCAAAGGCTATCTCCTGGAAGTGGGCGGCATTGCCACGGAAACCGTAACAGAAGACTGCCATACCTCCCTCAGACTGCACGATCGCGGCTACCAGTCTGTCTACTACGACAAAATCATGGTGGCGGGGCTGGCTCCCGAAAACTTCTCGGCATATGTGGGGCAGCAGGTTCGCTGGGCGCGGGGCATGGCGCAAATTCTGCGAATTGAAAATCCGCTCCTGAACCCCCGGCTGAATCTTTCTGTACCGCAGCGGTTGTGCTACTTTTCCGCCTGTTCCCACTTCTTCTTTGGCTTTCCGCGTCTGATGTATGCCTTCGCGCCCGTTCTCTATCTGCTGTTTGGCATCAGTCTGGTGCGCGGATTAGGTCTGGAAACCCTCGCCTATGCTCTGCCCCACATTTCCCTGGGTCTGTATGCCAACTACATCACCAACAAAACGACCCGCTTTTCCTTCTGGAACGAGGTGTTTGAAAATGCGATGGCGTTCCATGCCGGGATTGTGACCATTCTGGCACTGCTGAACCCGCGCCTGGGGTCGTTCAAAGTTACCGATAAAAACCTTCAGATGAGCGATCGTCGTATCTTTGACTGGCGATCGAGCTGGGTAACGCTGGGGGTTTGTGTGCTGCTGGTGCTGTCGCTGGTGGTGGTTCCTTTCTGGCTGATCGACTATCCAGAGGCAAAGGAAGCCATCATTATTAACGCAGTCTGGGCATTCTTCACGCTGTCCCTGCTGGTGGCGGCTCTAATGGTGGGCTTTGAACAGCCCCAGGTGCGTCGTGCCCATCGACTCAAGCGGCAATTGCAGGCAGTCGTTTATTGCGGCGATCGCGTGACCACAAACGGCAGAACGATCGACATCAGCGAAGCAGGCGCGAATCTGCTGCTGGATAGCTGGGTGGATTTGCCGGATATTGTGGAACTGGAGCTGTGCGGCGACTTTGAAGCCAGAGTCAGTCTGAGTGCCCACGTTACCCGGATTCAGCCCACGCCGGAAAATCAGGTCAGGATTGCGGTTGAGTTTGTCGATGTCAGCCAGGCACAGGCAGACGCTCTGGTGCGCGTGATTTACTCCGATGTGGCAGAGTGGTACACCCAGGAACGGCAGATTATTGACCATCCGCTGGCATCCTTTGGTTTCCTGCTCACGGGTCCGCTGCGTGCCCTGAACGATCGCCATCCCGCCGAAAGAACCAATCGCCTCCAGTCCATCCAGGCGCTCGCGCAGATCTATTGGAACGGTCAGTTTTACCCTGCTGTGGCAACGGCAATCAACTCCCGCAGCATTCGTGTGGAACTCTTTCCGGACACCACCCTCGATCCAAGCCTGCTCCAGGTGAATCAGCCTGCGGTGGGCTTACTGCTTGCCCGTCCCGAAACCGATGCGCCGCCCGTTCGTCTGGTGGCACAAGTAGAATCTGTCGTCTGCACCGATCGATCGCGCTTTCACGGCATGAGCGAATCCCCCAGCGGCAGAACTGTTACCCACCGTCTACA